A region of the Dermatophagoides farinae isolate YC_2012a chromosome 7, ASM2471394v1, whole genome shotgun sequence genome:
tcataatttaaaaaaaaaattaatggtGAACGTCCTCATTGGAtggttcatcatccataCCCTATAGCTACTGCTAGCAGTTCTAGCCATTCTACGCAGCATTAATATGtgggaaacaaaaaaaggggggttatcatataatgataatatataaCCAAATTGGtcagaaattttcattgagaCTATTTCTATACGTTAAAAGGTAGAAGCATGATATtgaatgttgaatatttAAAATGTTACTGTATTTTATCTATTCATTGTGACTATTGCTGgttgtaataaaaaaaaaaataagtacAGCCcatttcgaatgaatgtATTTGTCATCAAGAAAATATATCGCATCATCAGTCCACAACCAATGCATACAAAAAGGCTAAGGATTATTTTGTTCTGCTCTTCGTATCTCtatctgtctgtctgtgtgtgtatatgtatattattgataatatatTGTGAGTCGGCCATTTACTGTTTTggctttttttgttgttaatttccatcaacgatttttttatttcttatggttgaaaaaaaaaatttaatttaataattaaaataaaaaaaaaataatcgtgTTTGAGAgcaaaggagaaaaaaaaacgagataGAGAGAAAGGTGTCTTGTTGCCTTTTctgcccattttttttgttgttgttttgttttgatttaattggTGATTcgcaattttgtttgttttttttttgttatttcatCTCAACACAATTCccatttttacatttattcatcaacaaaaaaaaaattggctaaaacgttgatttttttttgtttgtttgtttgattctgattttcatttttttctttgtcacCATTTCTCTTACCATAATATaaccaaccaccaccaccaccattcaaTAGCACACAtctatcatcgtcattatcaatattttagCATCAGTCATaatacgacgacgacgacggcgacaacaacaataataataactccTCTTTATCACTCTTTGTGcacggtgtgtgtgtgtatgtttgtgttgtgaatttttttttctttgtcaaaaattaaacttcaaaaaaaaaaatacgattccattccagattttttttcttttgtgtgtgtatagcGAATATTATATCTgtggattattttttttaggcaattttaatcatcatttcatctgACAAGCaatattcatccattcattcaattcatattggtccaatattttttttctctctactTTTTCGGTACTTGTGTGATTCTCTCATATGCATTACACATCATATTGATTTCTAcgtcatataataataaatttaataataatttgagtgagttttttttcatctctcattgatgaataataatataatctaaccaattttcatttcatttcatatacaCAATCAAatacatagaaaaaaaacctaacagacaaaaaacaaacaataatggcGAATCGTAATGCACAACAAAGAccaaatggtggtggtgcatCGGCTGGTGGACAGCAaggaaaaatttgtcaattcAAACTTGTTTTGCTTGGTGAATCGGCTGTTGGTAAATCAAGTCTTGTATTACGTTTTGTCAAAGGTCAATTCCATGAATATCAAGAAAGTACTATTGGAGGTATGTTTTCTggatttttccattcaattggaaaataactgtgattttttttgtaaattaataataacagcTGCTTTTCTCACACAAACGGTGTGTTTGGATGATACGACtgttaaatttgaaatctgGGATACGGCTGGCCAAGAAAGATATCATAGTTTGGCGCCCATGTATTATCGTGGAGCACAGGCCGCTATCGTTGTCTATGACATTACTAATCAGGTATTTCTTATTTCTATTCtaaatgttattttttatttctaatattaatttttatagGATACATTTAATCGAGCAAAAACCTGGGTAAAAGAATTACAACGACAAGCGAGTCCAAAT
Encoded here:
- the Rab5 gene encoding RAS oncogene family member Rab5 gives rise to the protein MANRNAQQRPNGGGASAGGQQGKICQFKLVLLGESAVGKSSLVLRFVKGQFHEYQESTIGAAFLTQTVCLDDTTVKFEIWDTAGQERYHSLAPMYYRGAQAAIVVYDITNQDTFNRAKTWVKELQRQASPNIVIALAGNKSDLSNKRAVETEEAQAYADENGLLFMETSAKTAMNVNDIFLAIAKKLPKTDQTAGGGAGGQSGAGRRIDLNDTQQQSSGCCKS